In Aurantimicrobium minutum, the DNA window GCAAAACTGACAATGACGACACCGAGTCCATTGAAGCGCTCAAGGAACGCGTGCCGGACAAGCTTTCTGGCGCTGTTGACGGTGAGGATGCAGACAACCCTGGTGGTTTTGAGCTAGCGGGAGCAGATCTCTCAGACCTTGAGCTCGATGTTGTTGTTTTACCCCCACAGGATGACGAATTCACCTGTGTGAGTTGTTTCCTTGTCAAACATCGTTCTCAAGTAGATCACGAAGAAAAATTAGGTCCTGTTTGCAAGGAATGCGCCTTCTAGGAACTTTAAAGGTAATGGCCGGCATGATTGCCGGCCATTATTTTTATTGCTTGCGTCCTGCGCGTAAAGCGGCGACGAGTTCCTCTGGCTTTCGGGTAGAAAAGAGCCAGTAGGGGGTGGGGTCAGCAGGATCGTTGATGTCTACGCGGACTACAGGATTGATCCACCCGCGAAGAAAAATCCAGGCTCGGGCATCGAGTTCTGGGCCTCGTGCAGCAACGGCATAGTTGCCTGAGTATGCACTTACGCTGCCAATAAATTCACGAGAAATGTGAGCTTTACCAACTCTCAGCTCCTTATCGTTCAACTCAATAACCGGTGACAGAGCGAACATAGGGATGACAATTGCGAGATAGATGACCACCGAAAGGATGACGCCCAGGGTGAGGTTGAAGGGCGCACACACCAAAATTACGGTGGGGATCATGAATGTGGCTGCAAAATACATCCACGCAGATGGTCGTAAAACTTCACGAAACGATGTCATACATCTATTCGACCACTAAATCTGGGCTACCCTCGACACGTGGACCAAACAATTGAAGTTCTCATTAATGCTGAGACCATCCCCACTTACTCTCATCCCGGAGACGCAGGAGCAGATTTATCCTCTGCGGAAAATTTAGTTCTGCATCCTGGAGAGCGAGCAACTGTTGCCACAGGAGTCTCAATTGCACTTCCTGCTGGGTTTGTTGTGTTTGTTGTTCCTCGTTCTGGATTGGCCGCAAAACACGGAATTACCGTAGTTAATTCACCGGGAACAGTTGATGCGGGTTACCGCGGCGAGCTCAAAGTAACGTTGCTCAATACCGACCTGCGTGAGCCATTTACGATTAACAAGGGTGATCGCATTGCCCAAATGATTGTGATGCCAGTGGTCCAAGCTCGTTTTATTCCGGTTGACAAACTGCCGGAAAGTGAACGCGGCGAGTCTGGTTTCGGATCTACCGGAATTGCCCACAGAACGGAACAAGCCCAATGAGTGAATCAATTTCTGAAGCAAAAAGTGCTCCGACAGATAGAAGCACGCTGGGACCTTTTGACGAATCTGAAGTTAGTGGCGTTCGCCCATATGTTGATCTTGG includes these proteins:
- a CDS encoding DUF3093 domain-containing protein, which gives rise to MTSFREVLRPSAWMYFAATFMIPTVILVCAPFNLTLGVILSVVIYLAIVIPMFALSPVIELNDKELRVGKAHISREFIGSVSAYSGNYAVAARGPELDARAWIFLRGWINPVVRVDINDPADPTPYWLFSTRKPEELVAALRAGRKQ
- a CDS encoding DUF4193 domain-containing protein; its protein translation is MATDYDAPRKTDNDDTESIEALKERVPDKLSGAVDGEDADNPGGFELAGADLSDLELDVVVLPPQDDEFTCVSCFLVKHRSQVDHEEKLGPVCKECAF
- the dut gene encoding dUTP diphosphatase; amino-acid sequence: MDQTIEVLINAETIPTYSHPGDAGADLSSAENLVLHPGERATVATGVSIALPAGFVVFVVPRSGLAAKHGITVVNSPGTVDAGYRGELKVTLLNTDLREPFTINKGDRIAQMIVMPVVQARFIPVDKLPESERGESGFGSTGIAHRTEQAQ